The Clostridium sporogenes genome contains a region encoding:
- a CDS encoding ATP cone domain-containing protein — translation MEIIKKNGKLEHFDEKKLKTSIANSARDTDEVHLTESDLNAIVKDIKNIIKNIRKDNEKTSSYELIGIINDVLIKNKFHEVLKEFVAFKDKR, via the coding sequence ATGGAGATTATAAAAAAGAATGGAAAATTAGAGCACTTTGATGAAAAAAAGTTAAAAACAAGTATAGCTAATTCTGCTAGAGACACTGATGAGGTTCATTTAACAGAATCAGATTTAAATGCTATAGTAAAAGATATAAAAAATATAATTAAAAACATAAGAAAAGATAATGAAAAAACTTCTAGTTATGAGTTAATAGGCATAATAAATGATGTTCTAATAAAAAATAAATTTCATGAAGTATTAAAAGAATTTGTAGCTTTTAAAGATAAAAGATAA
- a CDS encoding phosphoribosyltransferase family protein: MNKYYELNVCGVKRNLPIIKINEELAIASFVILGDTELISNVALDIAKKLPKVDVLVTAEAKGIPLVYEISKILNMKSFIVARKSVKPYMKNAICSEVLSITTQKKQLLCLDGVDVDKIKGKKVAIIDDVISTGESLTALEKLVEDAGGIVTSKAAILAEGEASNREDIIFLERLPLFPLK; encoded by the coding sequence ATGAATAAATATTATGAATTAAATGTATGTGGTGTTAAGCGTAATCTTCCAATAATCAAGATAAATGAAGAGTTAGCCATTGCTAGTTTTGTAATTCTTGGGGATACAGAACTTATATCTAATGTAGCTTTGGATATAGCAAAAAAATTGCCAAAGGTTGATGTATTAGTTACTGCAGAGGCTAAGGGTATTCCTTTGGTTTATGAAATATCAAAAATATTAAATATGAAAAGTTTTATTGTGGCAAGAAAAAGCGTAAAACCTTATATGAAAAACGCTATATGTAGTGAAGTGCTTTCTATAACTACTCAGAAAAAACAATTATTGTGTTTAGATGGGGTAGATGTAGATAAAATTAAGGGTAAAAAAGTTGCAATCATTGATGATGTAATAAGCACTGGAGAATCATTAACTGCACTAGAAAAATTAGTAGAGGATGCAGGAGGAATTGTAACTAGTAAGGCTGCAATTTTAGCAGAAGGGGAAGCTTCAAATAGAGAAGATATAATATTTTTAGAAAGACTACCTTTATTCCCATTAAAGTAG
- a CDS encoding solute carrier family 23 protein, with protein MDLWKDILSIFSVLLNGLPQGLLALSFGFASVPTAFAFLIGAAGNAITGSVVPISFQAETITLAGTMGDNLKERLSMIFYGGLIMTFIGLFGLMSKITDSIGPVITAGMMAGVGIMLARVSIEMARKNKIIGYVSIASGVITHLFTKDLVYTIAVSVIISSIVHNILGNKKDESFIIEREKIAINKPSLSLKILRGAMSMVCLNIGANIAFGNITGQLANRKVNIDHVSIISSLADMSSSIFGGAPVESIISATGGAPNPKASGIIMMLLMAAILFAGFLPKIGKYIPTESIAGFLFVLGAIVTAPVNAASALASTAANGTVIGGITMTVTAITDPFIGMISGLLMKILLPMIG; from the coding sequence ATGGATTTATGGAAAGACATTTTATCAATTTTTAGTGTACTTTTAAATGGCTTACCACAAGGACTTTTAGCATTATCCTTTGGTTTTGCCTCTGTTCCTACAGCCTTTGCATTTCTAATAGGTGCTGCTGGTAACGCAATAACAGGAAGTGTAGTACCTATATCATTTCAAGCGGAAACAATTACTTTAGCTGGTACTATGGGGGACAACCTTAAAGAAAGACTTTCAATGATTTTTTATGGCGGTTTAATAATGACTTTTATTGGATTATTTGGATTAATGAGTAAGATAACTGATTCTATTGGTCCGGTTATTACAGCAGGGATGATGGCTGGAGTTGGAATTATGTTAGCTAGGGTTTCTATAGAAATGGCTAGAAAAAATAAAATTATAGGATATGTTTCTATAGCTTCAGGAGTAATAACTCATTTATTTACAAAGGATTTAGTTTATACCATAGCAGTGTCTGTAATAATATCAAGTATTGTACATAATATCCTTGGTAACAAAAAGGATGAATCTTTTATTATAGAAAGAGAAAAAATAGCTATAAACAAACCATCTCTTAGCTTAAAAATATTAAGAGGAGCTATGAGTATGGTATGTCTTAATATAGGGGCTAACATTGCTTTTGGGAATATTACTGGACAATTAGCAAATCGTAAGGTAAATATAGATCATGTATCTATAATAAGTTCATTAGCTGATATGAGTTCTTCTATCTTTGGTGGTGCGCCGGTAGAATCTATAATTTCAGCAACCGGAGGAGCACCTAATCCTAAAGCTAGTGGTATTATAATGATGCTACTTATGGCTGCAATATTATTTGCGGGATTTTTACCTAAAATAGGAAAATATATTCCTACAGAATCAATAGCAGGATTTTTATTTGTATTAGGAGCCATAGTTACAGCTCCAGTAAATGCAGCTTCTGCCCTTGCATCTACTGCTGCTAATGGTACAGTTATAGGTGGCATTACAATGACTGTTACAGCTATAACAGATCCTTTTATTGGTATGATTTCAGGATTATTAATGAAAATATTATTACCTATGATAGGGTAA